From Lycium ferocissimum isolate CSIRO_LF1 chromosome 12, AGI_CSIRO_Lferr_CH_V1, whole genome shotgun sequence, one genomic window encodes:
- the LOC132040447 gene encoding protein PAM68, chloroplastic has translation METLNSFPRLVVSPTPLTSKNKHSLHFPISKSKQLHQTSNLTPLFATINSPKGFGPSPKKITKKTKKPKQEYEDKDDDDQEDDDDDGNQEGGVIPEIVTNRMISRIGLSVGIPLFIGLLFFPFFYYLKVGLKTDVPTWVPFIVSFIFFGTALLGVSYGIVSSSWDPMREGSLLGWNEAKKNWPVFWQSISGGGSRKKY, from the coding sequence atggAAACACTAAATTCATTTCCAAGACTAGTAGTATCTCCAACTCCATTAACCTCAAAAAACAAACACTCCCTTCACTTCCCAATTTCCAAATCCAAACAACTACATCAAACTTCAAACTTGACACCTCTTTTTGCAACTATAAATTCTCCAAAAGGTTTTGGACCTTCCCCTAAGAAAATTACCAAAAAAACCAAGAAACCAAAACAAGAATATGAAgataaagatgatgatgatcaagaagatgatgatgatgatgggaATCAAGAAGGAGGTGTTATACCAGAGATAGTGACTAATAGAATGATAAGCAGAATAGGATTATCAGTTGGTATACCTTTGTTTATTGGcttattattttttcctttcttttattatCTTAAGGTTGGATTAAAGACTGATGTGCCTACTTGGGTACCTTTTATtgtgtcatttattttctttgggACTGCCTTATTAGGAGTTAGTTATGGGATAGTTTCATCTAGTTGGGATCCAATGAGAGAAGGATCACTCTTGGGTTGGAATGAAGCTAAGAAGAATTGGCCTGTTTTTTGGCAGTCAATTTCAGGTGGTGGATCAAGAAAGAAGTATTAG